The following coding sequences are from one Camarhynchus parvulus chromosome 1, STF_HiC, whole genome shotgun sequence window:
- the NDP gene encoding norrin has product MLYLPLLLPARSSSTMGNHVLAASISMLSLLVMMGDTDSKTESSFLIDSDPSRCMRHHYVDSISHPLYKCSSKMVLLARCEGRCSQTSRSEPMVSFSTVLKQPFRSSCHCCRPQTSKLKAMRLRCSGGMRLTATYRYILSCHCEECNS; this is encoded by the exons ATGCTCTACCTCCCTCTGCTGTTACCAGCGAGAAGTTCCTCGACAATGGGAAATCATGTACTCGCAGCTTCGATTTCCATGCTCTCGCTGCTGGTGATGATGGGAGACACGGACAGTAAGACAGAGAGCTCCTTCCTCATCGACTCCGACCCCAGCCGCTGCATGAGGCACCACTACGTCGACTCCATCAGCCACCCCCTCTACAAGTGCAGCTCCAAG atggtgctgctggctcGCTGCGAAGGCCGCTGCAGCCAGACGTCGCGCTCGGAGCCCATGGTGTCCTTCAGCACGGTCCTGAAGCAGCCCTTCCGctccagctgccactgctgccgGCCCCAGACCTCCAAGCTGAAGGCCATGAGGCTGCGCTGCTCGGGGGGCATGCGGCTCACGGCCACCTACCGCTACATCCTCTCCTGCCACTGCGAGGAGTGCAACTCCTAG